From one Gracilinanus agilis isolate LMUSP501 chromosome 5, AgileGrace, whole genome shotgun sequence genomic stretch:
- the CCER1 gene encoding coiled-coil domain-containing glutamate-rich protein 1, whose product MALALDRRADPLNLGGGWASPSPLPPWSPCHRRRRSTAMSRRRHRSGPKLEYEELRKQAKHQHEAGPQWPHTQRRTERPSSPTCWGPGACWTPGPWRCPPVEVWKPPGRVQVVRVYGLRPACSCCCSCWSGPDKPGSGRPYRKKKKKRWGRKGRGVRRGHPRRPLQSSPAVDLSALLRPVNLYGRRAPGMRAPRNTTQFIMNQVYEDMRKQEKQERQQEALRARQAAAAAAAAAAAAATVGQEQGVPAVAAPSRPDGSAGALQPVRGGGEQDKEMQLLQETFYSFVQKQLYCLVPSPAANAAIQEDEDEDEEEEEEEEEEEEEEEEEEDEEEEEEEDEEEEEEDEEEEEEEEGHLLHLSLQQEGMEEEREEEEEEEKDEEDEEKEEEEEEEDNEEEEEEEEDEEERYEEEEDESEEGDEEEEEFQEDEEEELMKEEDDIEEEEEMEEEEDYQEEEQLQDEDQQPLETPLTSPATPEEEPENILNCHFLARERRIAQKLQERCPMIVQKVLC is encoded by the coding sequence ATGGCCTTGGCCCTTGACCGACGGGCGGATCCCCTGAACCTAGGGGGCGGCTGGGCCTCCCCGTCGCCTCTCCCTCCCTGGTCTCCGTGCCACCGACGGCGGAGGAGCACCGCCATGTCGCGACGGCGCCACCGCTCTGGACCCAAGCTGGAGTATGAGGAGCTGCGCAAGCAGGCGAAGCACCAGCATGAGGCGGGCCCGCAGTGGCCCCATACGCAGCGGCGCACTGAGCGTCCGTCCAGCCCCACCTGCTGGGGCCCCGGGGCCTGCTGGACCCCGGGCCCGTGGCGCTGCCCGCCCGTGGAGGTGTGGAAGCCCCCGGGCCGGGTGCAAGTGGTGCGAGTGTACGGACTGCGGCCCgcctgctcctgctgctgctcctgctggAGCGGGCCTGACAAGCCCGGCTCCGGGCGACCCTACcgcaagaagaagaagaagcgcTGGGGGCGCAAGGGCCGCGGTGTGCGCCGCGGCCATCCCCGCCGCCCCCTGCAGAGTAGCCCGGCAGTGGACCTGAGTGCCCTGCTGCGCCCAGTCAATCTGTATGGCCGTAGGGCGCCCGGCATGCGCGCCCCACGGAACACCACGCAGTTCATAATGAACCAGGTCTATGAAGACATGCGCAAGCAAGAGAAGCAGGAGCGCCAGCAGGAGGCCCTGAGGGCCCGCCAGGCCGCTGCCGCTGCAGCGGCAGCTGCTGCCGCTGCGGCTACCGTGGGGCAGGAGCAGGGAGTCCCAGCCGTGGCCGCCCCGTCCCGCCCGGACGGCAGCGCCGGGGCGCTCCAGCCGGTGCGTGGAGGAGGCGAGCAAGACAAGGAAATGCAGCTGCTGCAGGAAACTTTCTACAGCTTCGTTCAGAAGCAGCTCTACTGCCTCGTGCCCAGCCCTGCGGCCAACGCGGCCATCCAGGAGGACGAGGATGAAGacgaggaggaagaagaggaggaggaggaggaagaggaagaagaggaggaggaggaagatgaagaggaggaggaggaggaagacgaagaggaggaggaggaggatgaagaggaggaggaggaggaggaggggcacCTGCTCCACCTGTCTCTGCAGCAAGAGGgaatggaggaggagagagaggaggaggaggaggaggagaaagacgaggaggatgaggagaaagaagaagaggaggaggaagaggacaatgaggaggaagaggaagaggaggaggatgaagaggagaggtatgaagaggaagaggatgaatcagaggagggagatgaggaggaggaagaattccAAGAAGACGAGGAGGAAGAGTTGATGAAAGAGGAGGATGAcattgaggaagaggaggagatggaggaagaagaggattaCCAGGAGGAAGAGCAGCTGCAAGATGAGGACCAACAACCTCTAGAAACCCCTCTCACCAGCCCGGCAACACCTGAAGAAGAGCCAGAAAACATTTTGAACTGTCATTTTTTAGCTCGAGAACGGAGAATTGCCCAAAAGCTTCAAGAAAGATGCCCAATGATTGTGCAGAAAGTTCTGTGTTAG